The Rosa rugosa chromosome 1, drRosRugo1.1, whole genome shotgun sequence genomic sequence GATCTGTGTATGGAGAGCGGCCTCAAATATTCTTCCCACGAGAAGTAGGCTTAGTGAACGTGGTATTGATTTAGATACCCAATGCCCTTTCTGTGATGAAGAAGTCGAATCCCCACTCCATGCCCTTCGTGACTGCAGCCATGCAGAGTCGTTTCTTCAATTAGCTCATAATCAATCTTCAAATCAAGCAACAAGTATCATTGATTGGTTAGTCTCTTCTTTTTCCCAATCTTCCACTACTTTTGCTAtgcttttgatgattatttggGCTACATGGAGGAATCGGAATGCAAAAGTGTGGGATGGGGATGTTAAACTTGCCTCCGAAGTGGTACCCATTACTCTAGGGTGGTGGGAGGAATATAGGGCAGTTCATGCTTCAACAAAGGTACCAAGACCGGTAAGGCATGAACTGTGGAAGAAGCCCCCTGTGGGCTTGGTGAAACTTAATGTTGACGCTGCATTTGATAATGTTACCGGTTGTACTGGGGTGGGTGGGATATTTCGAGATTCCAGGGGCTCTTATCTAGGAGGATTCAGGCACTCTGTATCGGTCTCAAACTCAGCTAGGCATGGGGAGCTCCTTGCTTTGCTGTATGGGGTCGAGCTGGCAGTTGCCCATCATTTTGTTCCCCTGATGGTGGAAACATATTGTCAAGATTTGGTCACTGCGATTGAGAGCTCTAGCTTGAACTGGACTGAGTTGGGTTTCTTGGTGCATGATCTTGAGAAGTTGTTGAATGCTGCTTCCAATGCCCAGGTTCGTTATGTTCACCGTAGTGCAAACAGGGTTGCTCATACCCTAGCTCAAGAGGCCAAACAtggttctttttctttgaattcTTTCATTGTATCTCCTCCAAGTGTGGAGGAACTTATAATCTCGGAATGTAATGACATTTGACGTCAATGAAGTTAATTCATTcccctaaaaaataaaataaaaaaatgttgtggTCTAGTATATACTAAACTTTTCAaggatttatttttttatcggGGATTTATTTCTTAATAGTTAATATACATAAATACATAATTAAAAGATCAGTGTGAAATCAACCTTACTTTATTATGAAATACAGAAATATAGTTTTGATATTGGCCTACAAGCCATAAAGCCTCAAAACACGCCAATAGTAGGATGAAGTTTCCGTCAATCTTTTATTGTGTTTCTATCAATTTCTTTACTTCATAGGAACTTGGGCCAACTAAAGTGAACTAATGGGGCTGAAACATTTATATAGCATATAGGGATCTTGACCAAATGCACAAAATGAGGTCAAGGTACTCCCTCTTACTCCATCAATATATTTTTATCTCTACTTACCTTTTAAGagcaaaatgtctattttaggctctgaaaaattaaaaattacgcGTTGTcactaaactctctctctccctctcgcaCTCCCACTAAATTCCGGTGGCCGGATCTTCGTCTTCGGGTTGAATTGAAATGTGATATTTGGAAGGTTTGTAGAGAATTTCAAGACAAACAAAGCTCAGTCGATCTCCCCTTCTAATTTGGCCGGAATTTGAAAAAGATGCCGGAAAATGGCCGaaacttcttttctttaatttgttgtGTATGGTGAATAACATGGTGTAAGacatatatggttggaaagagGGTTCGAAGATGAAGAGAATTGAACATATTTCATGGCCGGAGGTGGCCAGACAATACGACGGCAATGCAGCAAAATTTGGAACTGATTTTTGGAGTTCCCAAATTACGAAAATGCCACTAACTTAAATCTTTTATAACTTATTCGTTACAACTCCGATTTTAGCGTATTACAtatccacggactcggtttaacgtcctctacaacttatGTGAAGAAAGATTATTCAAAAAGTAaacaacaaaaagtcaacttttagtttattgcctcccaataaaatattttgaattgatgtaatctcctcatctttttcctcaatcaaagttttatttgtctaattttagggagattagtctCTGTTTctccaataaacttttattgccccccccccaaATAAGGCCATATAAACTTTTGTTGCCCCCCAACAAAACCCTATAAACttttattgtctcccaataaaatttttaggactaatttcagtttacccccctgaggttaggggtcgtcatcatgttagtccctctagtttcaatttaatcatgttagtccctgtactctcaaatttcatcatccgtgtccaatttctactattccgtccaattcgaaccgttaagtctgacttttgagggctaaaatggtcatttcaagacaaaaaaaagaaagtttttttttttttttttttttttttgcattttttttttctttttcttcgcttattattattattattattattttataattttgtcttcaacctatacaccacaagttataataggtttataaaaacaaaaaaaaatactctaggcgGTTAAAAaaccgctcgctggtctacgatatttgtgatatatctccgataaagcgaaaaattttaggatatatctgtaaaatataataggtttataaagtgaagaataataggatatatccccaacaaagtgaagaaatatctgtagaatatgattaaaaaaataagggaaaacatcaccaatggtcactgagttatgacttattcgacacttaactcactgtatttttaacaatatcacttaactcactcagttttacatccgtctttcacttaactcactgtcgttaattCTACCGTCAAAAGCTATTAAAAtggagggtatatttgtctaaacactaaaaaaatgcatttctaactttttttttttttttaaaagacaatttttttttcaaattatatttaagttaaaaaaatcattttttattagaaatctcagaaatttaaaaaattgaaaaaagtctaataaatgtaaattgagggtatatttgtctaaacactaaaaaaatgcatttctaactttatcggagatataccacaagttataataggtttataaaaacaaaaacaaaaaatactctaggtgtttcttttttatttttttattttttatttttataaattttttcttcaacctatacaccacaagttataataggtttataaaaaaaaaatactctaggtggttaaaaagtcggTCGCTGGtttacgatatttgtgatatatctccgataaagtgaaaaaatttaggatatatttgtaaaatatatctataaaatataataggtttataaagtgaagaataataggatatatccccaataaagtgaagaaatatttgtaaaatatgattaaaaaaataaatacagatatttcttcactttattggggatatatcctaatattcttcgctcgctggtctacgatatttgtggaacatctccgataaagcgaagaattttaggatatatccccaataaagtgaagaaatatctgtatttatttttttaatcatattttatagatatttcttcactttattgaggatatcttaaaattcttcactttataaacctattatattttacagatatatcctaaaattcttcgctttatcggagatatatcacaaatatcgtagaccagcgagcggctttttaaccacctagagtatttttttttgtttttataaacctattataacttgtggtgtataggttgaagacaaaattataaaaaaaaataataataataataagcgaagaaaaagaaaaaaaaaacaagaaaataaaaaaaatgcaaaaaaaaaaaaacagaaaaaaaatgcaaaaaaaaaaaaaaaacgaaaaaaagaaaaaaaaatcttttttttttttgttttgaaatgaccattttagcccccaaaagtcagacttaacggtccaaattggacggaatagtagaaattggacacggatgatgaaatttgagagtacagggactaacatgattaaattgaaactagagggactaacatgatgacgacccctaacctcaggggggtaaactgaaattagtccaaatttttaaattgatgtaatctcctcattttcTTTCTCAATCAAAGTTTCGTTtttctaattttagggagatgaGTCCCTCTTCccccaataaaagttttattagagggcaataagTTCTTATTGGGAggtaataaacttttattggagGTCAATAAACCacctaaaactttcaaaatcaaGAATATTTTCATTTCTTACTAATTATTGTCCCttaataaaacttttattagcTTTTACTTGCGAAGTCCGattttattgtcccccaataatatctaataaacttttattgccctcccaatatcaataaacttttattgtcccccaataaaaattattgagttttatttgggggggggggggtaataaaagtctccggcgacctataagatctccaatgacctctttggggacctccggagTCTGGCAGTCGGTGACCAGATTCCGacgactggtgaccggattccgacgaagtctcctatggcttctctctcttccattttctctctctatgtgACAAATGGGCAAAggcaaaatagtctcaaaaataaataaataaaaacttgattgggtattagggaataaCTTATGAGAGATATTATgggtaagtggaaaaaaaaataagtgagtggTGTAAGGGGGAAAAACTTCCCTAGAATTAGTGTAAAGGGACATTTCCCCttctatatatattaaattattaatcCTGCCTCATGTACAGTTACTTCAGCGGGACAAAATCACAAGAGTGCAACGGCCACTTCCGGCTCTAGTATACCTCCACCCCCTGTTAAGTGGTTAGGATATGAGTCTCTCTTTGGCAGAGCATCACTAAACCCTATCTAGCTAGGTAGATCCAGTTTTTTACACTTTTACAATAAATTAATTATCACGAGTACAATGTGCataaaaacaacaaattaaTGGAGGTCAGTTCACTCACCCTTGTGTATAATGAATATACATTATAGAAATACATCACATATGCAAGACTTTCAAGAGGGTTACAAATGATAAGATCAATGATGAATGCATGATTGCAATAAACAAATTACCAAGAACTAAAAGAGTGAGAATAGATTAATTAAGACTTGATAGCTGTATAAGATATAAAATCGCCATACAATGTTTTAGAGTATATTTACAGTTTCCCATCAGCAATAAGAAATGTTCAatatgtttggctccaaaaccagcttggtgtgcaaacagtctcttttgctgctgtgattgcgcgggcgtgccagcaccgtggggtgcagtcgtcgggggagtccattgacctgacttcttcttcaagcgttgcggacgaggagagcaccaacctcgtcacaaggctcttttctctgcctttcggaaaaggacttcttgccttacgggtaaggactttggttgtggtcttttgcgttcaccgaatcgatacttagtgttgtagactaagcagagcaatcactgggaagttgggagaaagcacagggtttgctaaagcgtgactttagcttcgctgggttgcgagggcgttacccttgcttcgctggttgaaatagtatcggtggcagtggtgctggcagtcggctcctggggagactgggactggaagtacggtcgccgggtttgtTTGGTGgcgctgacagtcggctcttgaagagactgggactggagtgtggtcaccggtaaaaAAGGTTGCTCCGAGGAGACTTGGGtaatcgtagagattaattTGAGAGCTGTGTCTTTTCTATAtggtctttagcctctatataggaatgaaatactatattttaggccacaattattggcctttgaatcaaatcaaaactcttaatagtcttgataattaataattatcctCTGTCGTAGCTAGAATGTAGGCAAAGTTAATCGCCTCTTGAGATGTAAACTCTCGGATGCGAATATGTTGGATATGCATATCTTAATTGCATATATATCTTCGCGAGGACTCTGTAGCTAGCGGCATGCAATTATATCATCCTTATTTGATTAATTGCAACTTACTCACACTGCTCCACTTCCGTGAATCCTTAATTGCATGAAAGACTTGATCGCTTGCACACCATTGGTAGCGAATGACGGCCCACCATGCAAAGGAGTCTGTCCATATATGTGATATGTATTATTAATTGATCCACATGCTCCATGTTTAATTGCATGggcaaccatgattccttcctCAATTGGTCCACGGTAGGACCTAACATGCATGggcaactatatatatatatagagagaaaaattcaggtaccctccccaaactattctgccaatgccaatttgatacccaaactctcaaaagtatcaatgtgatacccaaatacctaaattggcatcaacgtgatacctccGTCAAAAATTTCTAACGGTTCCGTTAAAaactgacgtggcaagcacatgaagaccaaaaacaaagaaaaataccaatttacccttttcttttgttaattcatttgttttttctttttctttttccttcttcttcagcttcttcttctctgatgATCTGGGAACTGTCCCAGAAAACTTGACATCATCATCATGAGGAGTCGATGATGCTTAAGCCTACTTTACTACTACCCCAGCTTCTCTCGTCTTTTCCATCATCCTCACAAACTCAAAATCAAACCCAGATAAATTCAGTATGTCATAAACCCAGATAAAACATTTTGTTCTATCTCCATCATCATCACTCAATATAATCAGATCTGTGAATTTAAATGAAGAAGGCCATGAAATTCAATTTGTAGTTGTTAGTGACCCCAATTTGACCCCCTCATTATCTCTCTCTGTCCCTTATATTACTCCAGTAGTACTATTACTTGCTATTGATGTTCTAATCAATCACTCCACCATCAGAAAGCAAGCAAATAGTGGGCTAAAACCAGGGAACTGATAATGACCTTTAACactttatctttttcttctttgcttaTCATCTAACATCTACACCAGCAAATCAAAACCAAAGATTGAGATCACGAAAAGAAAGCTCTGTAACTGATCACTCAACTTATCGCACGGATCCAACATTTTGTGCAACTATTTTGAAGATCTAAGACAGACCCAGATAAGAAAAACGAGTGAATCGAACTGGGTCTCCACTAATTTGATCAAAGACACAATGCTCTTAAATGAAAAAAACTGAGATTGAAACAAAAGGGGCAATCGGTTTCCATTTGGCATACAATGGCAAGTCGGTCCTCTTGCCATCCTTGATGTTCCTCCCCGCGAAACCGGCTGTGGAGAAGCTTGTTGCCTTGCTCTCAGCTCAGATCCCATACTCCGGAAGCCAAATGCGACCTCATCGACCTGCAAATCTTTCGCCTTTTTCGAATCGGAAACTCACCGCCCACTGATTGGGATTGGGGTTTTCAAGGCCGTCGGGGCTCAGGGGCTCAGATTGGGATTGGGGCGGTAACTGTCATCGGGGCCAAGCTCGCGTTCGAGGCCGAAATTGGAATCCATTTTGGGGTGGGTGGTTGGTGGCTGTTGACTGTTGACGTCATCAGGTGTGGGTGCGGAGGACGAGCACGCTTGAGGTCGAGGTCGGTGTGGGTGAGGAGGACGAGGTTGGTGAAACCTAAGGACTGGAGCTTGCGGATGATGGCGGAGCCGAATTGGAGAGGATATTGGCGgggttagtgatggtttgggtggtggagaaggagaggagagagaggaagtggagagagaagaagaagaagtcaggttgaagaagaagaaaaagaagaagaataaatgaaaaaaaaaatttttgaattaaaaaaaaaaaaagggcaaaaagtccattttgcccttttttttttgctcacgtgtttgccacatcagcaaacagacggggccgttggatttttttgacggaagtatcacgttgatgccaatataagtctttaggtatcacattgatacttttgagagttcgggtatcaaattggccttggcagcatagtttggggacggtacctgaatttttctcatatatatataataagatTATATATATACCTTCCTTGATGACCACAATCAACCATGATTGCATGCTCCCATATAGCCATTGCACATTAATTGCATGGATTGCATGGGAAACTTGACTATTCGCATGGCTCACGTTATTGTTTCTTCTCACGCAATATTTGGTAATCAAGCAAACAAGtcaccattaattatcaaatatttgataattaatagtaaaTCAATGAATATCTAGATTTTCTTCAAGATTGTTTGGCCTCCAAGTAAAAATTTaacctctaaataatatatttcgaacttgtcgaaaatatatagcttgggccacggatattggcccggatttcttcgagtcccccttgtcgggaaaaaatgttaattttgagttcaaacattgcccctcatacctcgaagtcaaagttccccgtcttgactgaagaggtcttgagtcGACACTAATCTTGCAATAACGTCGCTTTAAAGCCACTTGCATTGGCTTAAATGATATCGCTGGACTAATTCCATAAACTAAATAGGCCATGAAACTTGAATGTTGATGAGGTCACCTGGACAGACCTCCCATAGGAAAGCAAATATAGGCTGCATATAATTGGCGCGTCTAACTGCAAGCCTTATGTTAATCATGAAAGAGGTTAGCTGCCTCCAAAAGCTTATAAAAGGCCACCGGTATTGGCCTTCTACGACCAAAATCATGTATCTTGGATAATTGCTTGATCATCTGctgaagagaaaagaaaagagaaaaattcaggtaccgtccccaaactattctgccaaggccaaaatgatacccgaactcccaaaagtatcaatgtgatacccaaagtctTATATTGgaatcaacgtgatacttccgtcaaaaatctctaacATCTCCGTTTGTTtagtgacgtggcaagcacgtgggccccaAAGAAAAGGGCATAATGGACTTTTTACGTAATAGTTAACCCTAATCGAACAAAACCACATTTCGCTCCCATTTCCGTCATTTTCGATACTTCTCTCTTCTCAGTCTTCTGAAATTGATCCAAAACATACCCAATCCCTCCCAAAATCAAGATTTGACCTTTATCTCCAAAAGATTCGAAAAGTGAGAATTCCACAGTAACAGTCTGATCAAAGCAGGTCACGGACTTGATTCTGGAATCTACGACAGTGGAGGATCACTATCATGGCGAAGATGTGGGGGATATTTAGGGAGTATGGACCACCAGGCGAAAGTGAGTCCTCCAATCTATATCTTCTGTTCTATATTCGTATCCTATGTAAACGCACTCTGTCCAAAAGTTGAAAACGAGTTTGTCTCTATTCTGGGTTTCACTGATGAACATATTAAAATGGGTTTCATTGTGCTActttaataaagaaaagagaagaaagcttCCACCGATGAACATATTAAAATGGGTTTCATTGTGCTActttaataaagaaaagagaagaaaacttCCACCTGCTTGAAGATattaaaagagaagaaagctTCCACCGATGAACATATTAAAATGGGTTTCATTGTGCTAGtttaataaagaaaagagaagaaagcaaATTGATTTGTCTGTTATGAGTTTTTAAACAGTGCTTTGGACTGTAGTTGAATCATCATTGAACATAAACTGGGGTTTTTAAATGTTGAAATCCCCATCTGTTTTCCAGAAAATTAAATGTTGAATATTTTAAGTTATCTGAAATTTGAGTTGAAGGCACATGAAATTGCATCTCcatagtttgttttgttgcgTGATGAAGTCATCcttgaacatgtaactgatgaTTGAACAATGGGTTTCGAAAACTGAAGATAGGTGCTgacttttgttcttgtttttttttcttccagttCCAGAAAACTTGTATACAATGGAGATTTTTCATGGTGGTTATTTTGACAAGAAGTTGGATGGCACATGGAAGTATAAGGTTCCCAAGTTTAACAAGTTGGGGGGGAAGATATACCTTGATGGTCTAGATCCTGATTTGATCTCATGGGTGGAGATGAATAATATTGCTCATGCATTAGGGTACAGGGAGAAGCCAATCTCTTACCACTTCAAGATACCTCGGACACCACCCAATGAAGGATTCATACAGATCAAGAGTGATGGAGATGCCATAGAGATGGTGAAGATGATACCATTGAAGAAGAGGCAGATAACTGTGTACATTACAGGTGGGGGTCctaggaaaaaagaagaagcatatGCTGAGTTTGCATTGCCACCCGATGAAGATTTTGCCAATCCTTTGAACAATCAGACTTTAAGAGAGAAGGAAAGGGCTTTTTTTGAAGCAAACTTGATGGCTAGCCGGTTATATAGTGAACGATATGGAGTAAATGCAGTTGGTGGCTCAGCTAGAGTAAAtgcagaagtagaggcagaaatTATTGATCTTGCAAATGATAGTGGTTCTGCTGGCAATATTGTGGGTGAGGATAGGAGTGGAGTAAATGTGGAAGGTGGACCAAGTCAGTCCACTTTTGCTGGTTTATCTGATATTGTACCAGACATCATGGGTTCACAAGCATGTGTCGGCCAAGGTGAGGTGGGGCAGGGTGGTAATACAGCAATAAGACATGGGCATATGGGTAACTTGCAGCCCCCTAAAGCCAAACCTAGAAGGGTGAAACACACTGCTAAAAGATTGTGGCCTACATCTGCCAGGAATGCTTTGAACAAAAAACTAGAGGATATAGAGAAGAGGGCTAGAGAGGACGGTGAGAAAAGGGAAAGAGAGGAGTTTGAGAGAGCTGAGAGAGAGGCTGTCGAATTCAGAGAGAGTCAAGCTTCAGCTGCAGTTAGTGTTGAAGAAGTTGAGCAAAGGGAAAGagaaaaagcagaaaaaaaagaaagggagGCAGCTGAGCAGAAGGCAAGGGAAGAAGCAAAGCTAAGAGAAAGGGAGGCTTCTGAGAAGAGAGCAAGAGATGCATTGGCTGTGAGGCAACAGTTGGTTGCTGAATTAGAGAAGAGGCAAGCAGAGAAGCAAAAATCTAAGGCTGTTGGGAAGCAAACATCTAAGGCTGCACAAAACAAGGGGAAGGAGCCCATTCATCATAAGGCTAAGTCAAACAGAAAGGGGAAGAAGCCTAGAGAGCCAAGATATAACACAAGGCATAAAGGGCAGAAGAAGTTTGAAGCACAAGTTGAGGAGGATGACGATAGCAGTGATGGGTCTGACTTCTATGTTGATTCAGACTATGACATTGAGAATGATGAGTGTGATGATGTTCAATTTGAAGAAAATGTCACAGAGCCGAGAGTTGTACCAGAGTATGAAGAGATGGGTTTCACTGGCTACTGTTCTGAAGAAGCTGTAGATTCAGATGACTTGCAGAGCTTGAGTGGGAGTGAAtcagaagaggatggagatggGAATCCAATTCctaagaggaggaagaaggggtTAAGGGTTAGACCTTGGATTAGGTTAGTAGATCTGAAAAATCCAAAGTTCAGGTTAGGTCTTGCATTTCCAAATTCTGCACAATTAAAGGAAGCTGTTAGGGAGTGTGCCATTAGAAACCAACTTGGGTTGTGGTTTGAGAAAAATTCCAAGAAGAAGATAGAGGTGAACTGTCAATCGGACTGTCCTTTTAGGTTGTATGCTAGCCCTTCCAAGGGTGAGGGTGATACACTCATAATCAAGACACTGAACAACAAGCATACCTGCTCTCCAGTTGAAACAAGTCATTTCTTGACTTACAGAAGAATAGCTCAAGAGGTTGCTGAGGATCTTATGGTTGATGAGAATTGGTCCAGGAAAGGGATCCACAATCATATTGAAAAGAAGTACAAGTTAGACGTTGGTGTGCAAACGATCACAAGAGCAAAAAGGGCAGCAAAGAGGATGAATGAAGGACACTATATTGATCAATACAACATGTTAGCTGCATACAGGAAGGAATTACTTAGGAGCAATCCTGGATCCACAATTGACATAAAGACGCAAATGGATGGTCCTGTAAGGAGGTTCCACAGGATGTACATCTGTTTTGCAGCATGCAAGGAGGGCTGGATGAGGGGTTGCAGGCCTATTGTTTGTTTGGATGGTTGCCATGTCAAAGGGCAGCATCCTGGACAGCTTCTAACTGCAGTTGGTATAGATGCAAATAATGGGATGTTCCCAGTTGCATATGCCTTGTGTGAGGTTGAGAACCAAGAGACATGGACCTGGTTCCTTGACTATCTGAAATGTGATCTAAGAATGGAAAGGGATAGTAGCTATGTGTTTATGACAGATAAACAGAAGGGGCTGGGAAATGCAATTGCTAGTAAGTTGGTTTTGAAAAAACTTCTTTCATTCATGTGTTTTACATTATttcaataactttttttttttggtaagttaACTAACTGTTTCTTAATGCATTTGGACAGATTTGTTCCCCAATGCTGAGCATAGGCACTGTGTTAGGCATCTCTACAATAATTTCAAGTCAAAACATCCAGGAGAAGGCCTCAAGCAGTTGGTTTGGAATGCAGCTCGTTCTAGTACTCAAGTTTGGTATAACAAACACATGGATGCCTTGAGGGAGCTAGATGAGGATGCCTGGCTGTGGTTTCAAGACAAGAGTCCAGCACAATGGTTAAGGGCCTTTTTCAGAGATGAATCTAAGTGTGACATTTTGCTGAACAATATGTGTGAGTCTTTTAATTCAGCTATTCTACCTGCTAGGGATAAGCCTATATTGACTATGTTGGAGAAGATTAGGATGGACGTGATGGTTAGGAATGCAAATAGAAGGGTGGCATGTGAGAAGTGGAAGGACTTGGTTGGTCCTAGGATAAAGAAGATAATTGATAAGATAGGGCAGAGAGCTACACAATACCGAGCACATAGAAGTGGGGAGTTTATTTTTCAAATAATTGGAACTGGTGAGGGAGGCAGCAAGCATGCTGTGGATTTGGGACTCCACACTTGCACATGCAAGAGGTGGCAGCTTAGTGGGATCCCTTGTGTGCATGCAATTTGTGCAATCAGATTCAAGAAACAGGAAGCAGCCTTGTATTGTGATGATTACCTCATGCCTAGCTCATATATGGAGGCCTATAACCCCATCATTTATCCCATTGCAGGGGAGGATGATTGGGAACTTGTTGACTATCCCATTGCACCTCCACCTTACAAGCAGCAAGCTGGAAGACCTAAGATGAAGAGGCATAAAGAACCAGGAGAGAAAGAAAACATCCACCACCACCTGCTCCTAAAG encodes the following:
- the LOC133727313 gene encoding uncharacterized protein LOC133727313, producing the protein MAKMWGIFREYGPPGEIPENLYTMEIFHGGYFDKKLDGTWKYKVPKFNKLGGKIYLDGLDPDLISWVEMNNIAHALGYREKPISYHFKIPRTPPNEGFIQIKSDGDAIEMVKMIPLKKRQITVYITGGGPRKKEEAYAEFALPPDEDFANPLNNQTLREKERAFFEANLMASRLYSERYGVNAVGGSARVNAEVEAEIIDLANDSGSAGNIVGEDRSGVNVEGGPSQSTFAGLSDIVPDIMGSQACVGQGEVGQGGNTAIRHGHMGNLQPPKAKPRRVKHTAKRLWPTSARNALNKKLEDIEKRAREDGEKREREEFERAEREAVEFRESQASAAVSVEEVEQREREKAEKKEREAAEQKAREEAKLREREASEKRARDALAVRQQLVAELEKRQAEKQKSKAVGKQTSKAAQNKGKEPIHHKAKSNRKGKKPREPRYNTRHKGQKKFEAQVEEDDDSSDGSDFYVDSDYDIENDECDDVQFEENVTEPRVVPEYEEMGFTGYCSEEAVDSDDLQSLSGSESEEDGDGNPIPKRRKKGLRVRPWIRLVDLKNPKFRLGLAFPNSAQLKEAVRECAIRNQLGLWFEKNSKKKIEVNCQSDCPFRLYASPSKGEGDTLIIKTLNNKHTCSPVETSHFLTYRRIAQEVAEDLMVDENWSRKGIHNHIEKKYKLDVGVQTITRAKRAAKRMNEGHYIDQYNMLAAYRKELLRSNPGSTIDIKTQMDGPVRRFHRMYICFAACKEGWMRGCRPIVCLDGCHVKGQHPGQLLTAVGIDANNGMFPVAYALCEVENQETWTWFLDYLKCDLRMERDSSYVFMTDKQKGLGNAIANLFPNAEHRHCVRHLYNNFKSKHPGEGLKQLVWNAARSSTQVWYNKHMDALRELDEDAWLWFQDKSPAQWLRAFFRDESKCDILLNNMCESFNSAILPARDKPILTMLEKIRMDVMVRNANRRVACEKWKDLVGPRIKKIIDKIGQRATQYRAHRSGEFIFQIIGTGEGGSKHAVDLGLHTCTCKRWQLSGIPCVHAICAIRFKKQEAALYCDDYLMPSSYMEAYNPIIYPIAGEDDWELVDYPIAPPPYKQQAGRPKMKRHKEPGEKENIHHHLLLKKGNSLKLGLRCPAK